TCAGGCAAAGCTTAGGATTGAGGGAGAGACAAAGGAGGAGCTTGATGCGATCGTTAAACTCCTGCGGCAAGTCTTTGAACTGGTAGAGGAGTCCCCAGATTACCACAATCGAGGAGGTAGCGGAATGAGACGCTATCTAACCGTTAGGGTGTAGCCAGAAAAAGATTGAGCAAGTTAATCCAAGAGCTGCTAGAGCAGTGGCTAAAATTCCGTACTTGAAAATTCAAATATTCAAATTAACTGCCACTGAGCCTATTTAACGTAAGTTCGGGTTAAGCGGAGGTCTTCACTCGCCTGCTAGCAGACTTCGCTCAACATTTTGGCTTCGGCAAACACAAGCGAATTGTCTTGGCTAATTGGATGCCTAAGCCAGGAAGTCACCCCCCTGACTCGGCTACAAAACCGTGCATGAAACGTTAATTTCACACGGCTCCTCGATGATTTGGTGCTTGACAAGCACACCTCTAAATTCAGAGTTAAAAGGGATTACAGTTGAGATAATCCTCATCTATCTCTGGAACTGTAAGAGCAACTTTATCTGCTGCCGTTTTAGCATCGTGGCAATGTCCATGAAGTAATTGAAGATTGTCATAACTATCCTTACCGCCTTGAGAGCGGGGTATTTTATGGTCGATTTCCATCAAGTCATCATGGTGAAAAAACAGTCCACAGTGAGTACACTTTCCTTTCTGCATCTTCAAGAGTGTTGCCATTCTTTTTGAAGCTTCAGGATGTTTACCCATTCTGGAACTCCAGTACACCCAATCACCATCAAACGGGCTACGACTTCCTTGCACTTGTATGTGTCTCACAATGCGAGTTTCACGGTGCTTGAGTAAGCGAATTTTCTGGTTATGGGGTTTAAATACCCAGTTATCAGACCCTACGGTTTGCCAATACTTTTGACAACTCCATCGGGAGGATTTATTGGGGTGACGATGTTCTGCCCATGCTTTTAGCTGGCTGAATAATGTTGTATCCGCCTGGTTAAATATGCGTTTGCTGACGACGCCTGAGTAGTAGTTTGTCCATCCACGGATGACAGGATTTAGATGGGTGATTAAATCAGATTGTGGTACTGACTTATGCCCATCAATCAATTTACCTATCTTCTGCATATGTGCCTTCAGCTTTGTTTTGCTTGGGGTAATCAGAGTTTTGTAACCAAGTAATTTTCCGCTTGAGCTTTTACCACTGTGATATTTTCCTACAGGAAATTGTCGAACAGTGAAACCCAGAAAATCAAAACCAACTTTACCTTCATACATATTAAGTGTATGGGATATTCGGGTTTTACTTGGTTTGAATTCCAGCCCCAATTCGCTTAACCATTCACTAATAATCTGCTGACATCTTTGGATAACGGCAAGGTCTTTATGCAGAATGACGAAATCATCTGCAAATCGAATTAAGCTTATTGCTGTATAGTTCGCCGCTAGAGAGCCAGGTAGACTTAAAGCAACTTGTTTAATTCTATTCTCCATGCCGTGGAGGGCTATATTCGCTAATAATGGCGAAATCGTACCCCCTTGTGGAACACCCATCGATGTTGTGTGGTCAGATTTCTCCCTCAAAGCATATTCGGAGAAATCAATCACTCCCGCTTTTAACCATGCACGAATTTGTCGGCGGATGGTGGGGAATGTATTT
This window of the Chroococcidiopsis sp. CCMEE 29 genome carries:
- the ltrA gene encoding group II intron reverse transcriptase/maturase, giving the protein MSKTSFKTTVEWKTIPWRKLERKVFKLQKRIYKASQRGDVKAVRQLQKTLLRSWSAKCLAVRRVTQENRGKKTAGVDGQKNLSPKARLILVQSLKLGHKAAPTRRVWIPKPGSSGEKRPLSIPTLYDRALQSLVKLALEPEWEARFEPNSFGFRPGRNAHDAMKAIFNTIKLKPKYVLDADIAKCFDKIHHNVLLSKLNTFPTIRRQIRAWLKAGVIDFSEYALREKSDHTTSMGVPQGGTISPLLANIALHGMENRIKQVALSLPGSLAANYTAISLIRFADDFVILHKDLAVIQRCQQIISEWLSELGLEFKPSKTRISHTLNMYEGKVGFDFLGFTVRQFPVGKYHSGKSSSGKLLGYKTLITPSKTKLKAHMQKIGKLIDGHKSVPQSDLITHLNPVIRGWTNYYSGVVSKRIFNQADTTLFSQLKAWAEHRHPNKSSRWSCQKYWQTVGSDNWVFKPHNQKIRLLKHRETRIVRHIQVQGSRSPFDGDWVYWSSRMGKHPEASKRMATLLKMQKGKCTHCGLFFHHDDLMEIDHKIPRSQGGKDSYDNLQLLHGHCHDAKTAADKVALTVPEIDEDYLNCNPF